From the Colletotrichum lupini chromosome 10, complete sequence genome, one window contains:
- a CDS encoding integral membrane channel protein, with the protein MAKTQTPYRSLSPLSLSSPVMISSLQEVIDAGHLASRCFASGLHLQLGITRLLALYLSDYAKNRIVLVRISIRAPRACCLPVSLPNTRPRPFCSLYFPRISVFAPCHLVLLYIPLPGLEERLLASFPTKQCIDFFVSTTGNPTGLPTCLSSTFLFTITMFSSLLRPKQNNRSRRVDRFHDRQSPSPGPAYRHYVGEPPRRATGDFTEAEDDDEEEEDEDEEDDGLGQSGDDHDNVDDEDRIQRSLPVLPLFSETYLADRKPTDSLPIYSITHAIRIIVQTRTETTLSWDQIRSPQVSQFLVKPMQQQIRTQQFNRATLYCLMANCLQFNKEAQMYPGNAGNSSTRALVCELLALKLLKEYNTRELIDALSYDFYPLQGLPGAQPANAPKSDPRTKARLTAARTSTLEVAIRASAKHFLAHPLVVQQLEAIWNGAISFYSSADSLHREPPSSPGGQGKPDSRTPLLGGNSQKEGQQPSVPGRRSVVLYDPRQASLFKLSRLRVPRYRFFLSTLSLLVLIALFLAVLAQRAARISSLELIFWFWSAGFMLDELVGFNEQGFSLYIMSFWNAFDLGILLLLIVYYFMRVYGVFLVDAKHWNDSAYDVLAANAILLLPRIFSVLDHYQYFSQLLIAFRLMAVDLVAVTVLILISCSGFFVFFTLADGNNNAADIAFRIFQLLMGFTPAAWELWPGYNWLERGLMGFFLIMCHFVIVTILITVLTNSFMKIASNAKEEHQFLFAINTISMVKNDALFSYVAPGNIFAWLLMPLRYCMPLKHFVKLNRTIIKVTHFPLLFFIFLYEKYWLAPSMYEPTDLVENHHHHGRDRTISFADPASRSALFSPNVRVREESITGYQKDHALEEVFRRGPGLATLRNQRRNERKKTQHAVRNWMDRNDEEEPSPYLQLSQWPTLENGSTSARPDWHRRLSLSRELRTQRSRQISDVRSAASDPAEFVSQPAIGSFFRNVVAAAKAKEEENQQTDADGDDELVTNDEEEEEDIATNAGDSRRGPVIHQTSIDDYFNTTPRTKGFVPPPASSSLGSSGRPSVSVTPRSARRMPHSRTMSTNTILYAPQELRRPPSSSSHSSPEPPPTRARVQNGRPTVVEPATAGGHRSPRRQTYVTNTRPRPIMPPRDAVQTAPNRAALTGIDQRLQRPNPLRRLSSVDMSILSENIVPDDPTGGMPSSFQTQMAMAMMKDARLGGAGRGQDAGDSNRMSKLVLARMKTLEESFADVARELRGLKTTSNSTAPTTRRNSSGEELQKVAGLTSSEIARQKEGGGDRPKMVRRTTGKRPASRKSNLGPLDKPKGKGKEPAHSSGDESDSEGPGMGPTKRSSM; encoded by the exons ATGGCTAAAACCCAGACTCCTTATCGCAGTCTCTCCCCTCTGTCGCTATCGTCACCGGTTATGATTTCCTCGTTGCAAGAGGTCATCGATGCAGGCCATCTTGCTTCGAGGTGCTTCGCTTCTGGCCTGCATTTGCAGCTGGG TATCACTCGCCTTTTAGCACTCTACCTGTCCGACTACGCTAAAAATCGCATCGTCCTCGTCAGAATCTCGATCCGCGCTCCACGCGCCTGTTGCTTGCCCGTGTCTCTTCCTAACACTCGCCCACGTCCCTTTTGCTCTCTTTACTTTCCAAGGATCAGTGTCTTTGCTCCTTGTCACTTGGTCTTACTGTACATCCCTCTTCCTGGTCTAGAAGAAAGGCTCTTGGCCAGCTTCCCCACAAAACAGTGCATCGATTTCTTCGTCTCGACCACGGGGAACCCTACTGGCCTACCAACCTGTCTGTCCAGCACTTTCTTATTTACCATT ACAATGTTTTCCTCTCTGCTTCGACCCAAGCAGAACAATCGCAGCCGTCGCGTCGACCGATTTCACGATAGGCAATCCCCTTCCCCTGGCCCTGCCTATCGCCACTACGTTGGCGAACCACCACGACGCGCAACCGGAGACTTCACTGAGGCCGAAGATGAcgacgaagaggaggaggacgaggacgaggaggacgacGGCCTAGGCCAGTCAGGGGACGACCACGACAACGTCGACGACGAAGATCGCATCCAGCGCTCCTTGCCTGTCCTTCCTCTCTTCTCAGAGACATATCTCG CTGACCGCAAACCTACAGATTCCTTACCCATCTATAGCATTACCCACGCGATTCGCATCATTGTTCAGACCCGTACCGAAACGACGTTATCATGGGACCAAATACGCTCCCCCCAAGTCTCCCAGTTCCTGGTCAAGCCTATGCAACAGCAAATCAGGACTCAGCAGTTTAACCGCGCCACCCTATACTGCCTCATGGCCAACTGCCTGCAGTTCAATAAGGAGGCCCAGATGTACCCAGGGAATGCTGGAAACAGCTCTACCAGGGCTCTGGTTTGCGAATTGTTGGCTCTGAAGCTCCTGAAAGAGTACAACACCCGTGAGCTGATCGACGCTCTATCCTACGATTTTTACCCCCTTCAGGGCCTCCCTGGCGCACAGCCAGCAAATGCACCGAAATCGGACCCAAGGACCAAGGCTCGCCTTACCGCGGCCCGGACCTCGACACTCGAGGTTGCTATTCGTGCTTCTGCCAAGCACTTCCTCGCACACCCTCTGGTGGTGCAGCAGTTGGAGGCTATCTGGAACGGTGCCATCAGCTTTTACTCATCTGCAGACAGCTTGCACAGAGAACCCCCTTCTTCGCCTGGTGGTCAGGGCAAGCCCGATTCAAGAACGCCGCTGCTTGGCGGCAACAGCCAAAAGGAGGGCCAGCAGCCATCAGTACCGGGAAGAAGGAGTGTGGTTCTCTATGATCCTCGCCAGGCGTCCCTCTTCAAGCTCTCACGACTTCGCGTACCGCGCTATAGGTTCTTTCTCTCGACGCTGTCACTTCTCGTTCTCATCGCCCTGTTTCTTGCTGTCTTGGCCCAACGTGCAGCGCGGATCAGCTCGCTGGAGTTGATATTCTGGTTTTGGAGTGCCGGTTTCATGCTGGATGAGCTTGTTGGGTTCAACGAACAGGGGTTCTCGCTTTACATCATGAGCTTTTGGAACGCTTTCGATTTGGGAATCCTCCTCTTGTTGATCGTCTACTACTTCATGCGTGTCTATGGGGTCTTCCTCGTGGACGCAAAGCACTGGAATGACTCTGCCTACGACGTTCTCGCGGCGAATGCCATCTTGTTGCTGCCCCGCATCTTCAGCGTGCTGGACCATTACCAGTACTTCTCACAGCTGCTGATTGCGTTCCGCTTGATGGCCGTTGACCTTGTGGCCGTCACTGTCTTGATTCTCATCTCGTGCAGCGGCTTCTTTGTCTTCTTCACTCTGGCCGACGGTAATAACAATGCTGCTGACATCGCCTTCCGGATCTTCCAGCTCCTCATGGGCTTTACCCCGGCTGCTTGGGAACTGTGGCCAGGGTATAACTGGCTCGAAAGGGGCCTCATGGGCTTCTTCCTCATCATGTGTCACTTCGTCATTGT CACAATTCTCATTACGGTCTTGACCAACTCATTCATGAAGATTGCCTCGAATGCTAAAGAAGAGCATCA GTTCCTCTTTGCAATCAACACTATCTCCATGGTCAAGAACGACGCGCTCTTTTCCTACGTTGCGCCAGGAAACATCTTCGCGTGGCTGTTGATGCCTTTGCGTTACTGCATGCCACTCAAGCATTTCGTCAAACTGAACAGAACAATCATCAAGGTCACGCACTTCCCTCTTCTGTTCTTCATTTTCCTGTACGAAAAGTACTGGCTCGCCCCGTCAATGTACGAGCCGACGGATCTTGTCGAaaatcaccaccaccacggcCGGGATCGGACAATTTCCTTTGCAGACCCGGCAAGTCGATCTGCTCTTTTCAGCCCCAACGTGCGCGTTCGCGAAGAATCCATCACTGGCTATCAGAAGGATCATGCCTTGGAGGAGGTCTTCCGGCGAGGTCCTGGCCTTGCGACTTTGCGAAACCAAAGGCGGAACGAGAGAAAGAAGACCCAGCATGCGGTCCGAAACTGGATGGATCGTAATGACGAGGAGGAACCCTCCCCTTATCTCCAGCTTTCCCAGTGGCCGACCCTGGAGAACGGAAGCACAAGTGCTCGGCCAGATTGGCATAGAAGGCTCAGCCTCTCTAGAGAGCTGCGGACACAGAGATCTCGTCAGATATCAGATGTCAGATCTGCGGCTAGCGACCCAGCAGAGTTCGTCTCACAGCCTGCCATCGGTTCCTTCTTCCGGAATGTTGTCGCAGCGGCTAAAgccaaggaggaggagaatcAACAAACGGATGCAGACGGCGACGATGAACTCGTTACGAAtgatgaggaagaggaggaagataTCGCAACGAACGCTGGCGACAGCCGTCGGGGACCCGTCATACACCAAACGTCGATTGACGATTACTTCAATACGACGCCCAGGACGAAGGGGTTTGTACCACCTCCGGCATCTTCATCATTGGGATCAAGTGGTAGGCCCTCCGTATCGGTTACTCCTCGATCTGCGCGTCGCATGCCACACAGCCGGACAATGTCAACAAACACGATTTTGTACGCACCGCAGGAGTTGCGTCGGCCGCCCAGCTCATCCTCTCATTCTTCGCCCGAGCCACCGCCTACGCGTGCGCGTGTGCAGAATGGTCGCCCTACAGTAGTTGAACCGGCTACGGCTGGTGGCCATCGTTCCCCTCGCCGGCAAACATATGTCACCAACACGCGGCCAAGACCTATCATGCCACCAAGGGATGCAGTACAAACGGCGCCGAACCGAGCAGCTCTCACGGGTATTGATCAGCGCTTACAGCGCCCGAACCCCCTTAGAAGGTTGTCTTCGGTTGACATGAGCATTCTGTCCGAAAACATCGTTCCTGATGACCCAACGGGAGGCATGCCTTCAAGCTTCCAAACACAGATGGCCATGGCTATGATGAAGGACGCACGACTAGGCGGTGCGGGACGAGGCCAGGATGCCGGTGACAGCAACCGGATGAGCAAGCTTGTCCTGGCGCGCATGAAGACCTTGGAAGAGAGTTTCGCAGACGTCGCGAGGGAGCTGCGCGGGCTGAAGACGACGTCCAACTCGACGGCGCCTACCACTCGCCGCAACTCATCGGGCGAGGAGCTGCAAAAGGTTGCAGGGCTGACAAGCTCCGAAATCGCAAGACAGAAAGAGGGAGGCGGCGATAGACCAAAGATGGTGAGAAGAACGACGGGCAAACGCCCGGCCAGCCGTAAGAGCAATTTGGGCCCCTTGGACAAGCCAAAGGGCAAGGGAAAGGAGCCGGCACACTCATCAGGCGACGAGTCTGACAGCGAGGGTCCGGGTATGGGACCGACGAAGCGAAGCTCAATGTAA
- a CDS encoding carbamoyl-phosphate synthase codes for HFFLSHRCCFRPSSLREFLHPSIFSVPRITQKKLLLPQPKMSPTVYPPAAARIVGSDDEGLMALELPDGTVYQGYSFGAQKSIAGELVFQTGMVGYPESVTDPSYRGQILVITFPLVGNYGVPSRETIDELLGDLPAHFESSQIHIAGLVAHSYSGEDYSHFLAESSLGTWLKEQGVPAIYGVDTRQLTKYLRSQGSTLGRLLLQKKNLTNGTANGHVNGVASFSIEDFQAVDWVNPNEKNLVAEVSIKAPKLYKPPSSVAVKKHPSGRPIRVLCLDVGMKYNQLRCFLKRGVEVLVCPWDHDLVKQAGEEYDGLFLSNGPGDPAMLEKTVKNIQAAMDKTKTPVFGICLGHQLLARASGASTEKMKFGNRGHNIPCTSMISGKCHITSQNHGFAVDSKSLTADWRELFVNANDGSNEGIAHLSKPYFSVQFHPESTPGPRDTEYLFDVFISTIEECAADPKALNAPVKFPGGTIEENERLHPRVHPRKVLILGSGGLSIGQAGEFDYSGSQAIKALKEEGIYTVLINPNIATIQTSKGLADKVYFLPVNAEFVRKVIQYERPDAIYVTFGGQTALSVGIQLKDEFEELGVQVLGTPIDTIITTEDRELFARSMDSIGEKCAKSASASNIDEAMSCVKDIGFPVIVRAAYALGGLGSGFANNEAELMDLCNKAFAASPQVLIERSMKGWKEIEYEVVRDAQDNCITVCNMENFDPLGIHTGDSIVVAPSQTLSDEDYNMLRTTAVNVIRHLGVVGECNIQYALNPFSREYCIIEVNARLSRSSALASKATGYPLAFIAAKLGLGIPLKDIANSVTKSTCACFEPSLDYVVVKMPRWDLKKFTRVSTQLGSSMKSVGEVMSIGRSFEEAIQKAIRAIDFHNLGFNETEALMSIDDELQTPSDQRLFAIANAMHSGYTVDKIWELTKIDKWFLNKLKGLSDFAKNMTNYTTSDISKSPAILLQAKRLGFSDRQLAKFWSSNEIAVRSLRQEASIMPFVKQIDTVAAEFPAHTNYLYLTYNATESDVSFDDHGIMVLGSGVYRIGSSVEFDWCSVRAIRTLRQDGFKTIMVNYNPETVSTDYDEADKLYFENISLESILDIYQLEGAGGVLGAMGGQTPNNIALPLHRAGIKILGTSPEMIDNAENRYKFSRMLDTIGVDQPTWKELTSFDEAKKFCNAVSYPVLVRPSYVLSGAAMNTVYSEQDLENYLAQAAEVSREHPVVITKYIENAKEIEMDAVAKDGVVIGHFISEHVENAGVHSGDATLILPPQDLEPETIARIEEATRKIGAALNVTGPFNIQFIAKDNDIKVIECNVRASRSFPFVSKVMGVDMIEMATKAITGKPFEAYPATDIAPNCVGVKVPQFSFSRLSGADPVLGVEMASTGEVACFGVDKYEAYLKALMSTGFKIPKANILLSIGSYKDKKEMLPAIDKLARLGYKLFATAGTADFLQEHNIPVQYLEVLANEQEDQRSEFSLTQHLAKNMIDLYINLPSNNKYRRPANYMSKGYQTRRMAVDYQVPLVTNVKNAKILVEAIARHFGLEVGSRDFQTSHRTISLPGLINVAAFVPGIATAGSKDLKAVTKASLSAGFSMVRIMPVGVDGSITDAVSLKVAQQSSKQGGFCDFNFSVTATSDNSDRISHVTGEVGSLFIPFNHLSGNISKVAAVTAHFDKWPAHKPIVTDAKLTDLASILLLASLHNRRIHVTSVSTKDDIKLIALSKAKGLKVTCDVSIFSLYLSQDDFPDCALLPTKADQNALWAHLSTIDVFSIGSLPYQLASSLGKTADPSVGIADALPLLLTSVTEGKLTVDDIKARLYDNPKEIFELHEQVGTSVEVEIDRPYAVHNTNGWSPFAGRTMRGSVQRVTFQDQTVCLDGELLALPALGKDMSTHGALPMSPAIKPQLQSLTNPDSPRDRRPSLFNTSRPTKLRPTDGYLPNKSNSGFEDLGLPAPLHPAVGSKLQDLLSQPSSWKSHSCLSVSQYTRADLHHLFTVAQQMRLGVQREGVLNVLRGRVLCTLFYEPSTRTSASFDAAMQRLGGRTVAIATSQSSVQKGESLQDTLRTLGCYGDAVVLRHPDEHSVEIAKRYSPVPVINGGNGSKEHPTQAFLDLFTIREELGTVQGLTITFVGDLLYGRPVHSLIYLLRDYGVQVQLVSPKGLALPTDVRNFLVESGQLLCESEELTPEILAKSDVLYCTRVQKERFPTVEDYEKVKNSYRIDNRTLKSAKRDMCILHPLPRNEEIAPEVDTDQRAAYFRQMRYGLYCRMALLALVMAP; via the exons CACTTCTTTCTTTCACATCGTTGTTGCTTTAGACCCTCTTCCCTCCGAGAGTTTCTTCACCCGTCAATTTTCTCTGTGCCCCGCATCACCCAGAAGAAACTCCTCCTCCCACAACCGAAAATGTCGCCCACCGTCTACCCCCCGGCTGCGGCCCGCATTGTCGGCTCCGATGACGAGGGCCTCATGGCTCTGGAGCTGCCCGATGGCACCGTCTACCAGGGTTACAGCTTCGGTGCCCAGAAGAGCATCGCCGGAGAGCTCGTTTTCCAGACCGGAATGGTGGGGTATCCGGAGTCGGTGACAGACCCCTCGTACCGTGGCCAGATCCTGGTTATCACCTTCCCTCTGGTTGGCAACTATGGTGTTCCTTCGCGGGAGACCATTGACGAGCTCCTGGGCGACCTGCCCGCTCACTTCGAGTCGTCCCAGATTCACATCGCCGGTCTCGTCGCCCACTCCTACTCGGGCGAGGACTATTCCCACTTCTTGGCAGAGTCATCACTTGGCACCTGGCTCAAGGAGCAGGGCGTCCCCGCCATCTACGGCGTTGACACCAGACAACTCACAAAGTACCTGAGGTCACAGGGCAGCACCCTCGGCCGCTTGTTGTTGCAAAAGAAGAACCTGACCAACGGCACCGCCAACGGTCACGTCAATGGTGTCGCGTCCTTCTCCATTGAGGACTTCCAGGCCGTTGACTGGGTAAACCCCAACGAGAAGAACCTCGTAGCTGAGG TATCAATCAAGGCTCCCAAGTTGTACAAGCCTCCTTCGAGCGTTGCCGTAAAGAAGCACCCCTCCGGCCGACCTATCCGCGTCCTGTGCTTGGACGTTGGTATGAAGTACAACCAGCTGAGGTGCTTCCTCAAGCGCGGTGTCGAAGTCCTGGTCTGCCCCTGGGACCACGATTTGGTCAAGCAGGCCGGCGAAGAGTACGATGGTCTCTTCCTCTCCAATGGTCCCGGTGACCCGGCCATGCTGGAAAAGACCGTCAAGAACATCCAGGCTGCCATGGACAAGACCAAGACTCCCGTCTTTGGTATTTGCCTGGGACACCAGCTGCTCGCCCGTGCCTCCGGTGCCAGCACCGAGAAGATGAAGTTCGGCAACAGAGGTCACAACATTCCCTGCACGAGCATGATCTCCGGAAAGTGCCACATCACCTCCCAGAACCACGGTTTCGCTGTCGACTCAAAGTCACTGACAGCCGACTGGAGGGAGCTCTTCGTCAATGCCAACGACGGCAGCAACGAGGGTATTGCCCATCTGTCCAAGCCTTACTTCAGTGTGCAGTTCCATCCCGAGAGCACACCCGGTCCTCGCGATACCGAGTACCTCTTTGATGTCTTCATTAGCACCATTGAGGAGTGCGCCGCCGACCCCAAGGCGCTCAACGCTCCGGTCAAGTTCCCCGGTGGCACCATCGAGGAGAACGAGCGTCTTCACCCCCGCGTCCACCCCCGCAAGGTCCTCATTCTGGGCAGTGGTGGTCTCAGTATTGGACAGGCCGGAGAGTTCGACTACTCTGGCTCCCAGGCCATCAAGGCTCTCAAGGAGGAGGGTATCTACACCGTTCTCATCAACCCCAACATTGCGACGATTCAGACCTCCAAGGGTCTTGCCGACAAGGTGTACTTCCTTCCCGTCAACGCAGAGTTCGTCCGCAAGGTCATCCAGTACGAGAGACCCGATGCCATTTACGTTACCTTTGGTGGACAGACTGCTCTGTCAGTCGGTATCCAGTTGAAGGACGAGTTCGAGGAGCTCGGTGTCCAGGTCCTTGGTACCCCCATTGATACCATCATCACCACCGAGGATCGTGAGCTCTTTGCTCGCAGCATGGACTCCATTGGCGAGAAGTGCGCCAAGTCTGCTTCTGCAAGCAACATTGACGAGGCCATGTCTTGTGTCAAGGACATTGGCTTCCCCGTCATTGTCAGAGCCGCCTACGCTCTTGGAGGTCTCGGCAGTGGTTTCGCCAACAACGAGGCCGAGCTCATGGATCTCTGCAACAAGGCCTTCGCCGCCAGTCCCCAAGTGCTTATCGAGCGCAGTATGAAGGGCTGGAAGGAGATCGAGTACGAGGTCGTTCGTGATGCTCAGGATAACTGTATCACTGTGTGCAACATGGAGAACTTCGATCCCCTTGGTATTCACACCGGTGATTCCATTGTTGTCGCTCCCTCCCAGACCTTGTCTGATGAGGACTACAACATGCTCCGCACTACCGCTGTCAACGTCATTCGCCACTTGGGCGTCGTCGGAGAGTGCAACATTCAGTATGCCCTGAACCCCTTCTCTAGGGAGTACTGCATTATCGAAGTCAACGCCAGATTATCGAGATCCTCTGCCCTTGCTTCCAAGGCTACCGGATACCCCTTGGCTTTCATCGCCGCCAAGCTTGGTCTTGGTATTCCCCTGAAGGACATTGCCAACAGCGTCACCAAGTCCACCTGCGCCTGCTTCGAGCCTTCCCTGGATTACGTTGTTGTCAAGATGCCCCGCTGGGACTTGAAGAAGTTCACCCGCGTCTCCACTCAGCTTGGTTCCTCCATGAAGAGTGTTGGTGAAGTCATGAGCATCGGCAGGAGCTTTGAGGAAGCCATCCAGAAGGCAATTCGTGCCATCGATTTCCACAACCTGGGCTTTAACGAGACCGAGGCTTTGATGTCTATCGATGACGAGCTGCAGACTCCCTCCGACCAGCGTCTGTTCGCCATTGCCAACGCTATGCACTCTGGCTACACCGTCGACAAGATCTGGGAGCTTACCAAGATCGACAAGTGGTTCCTGAACAAGCTCAAGGGCTTGAGCGACTTCGCCAAGAACATGACCAACTACACCACCAGCGACATCTCCAAGTCCCCTGCCATTCTCCTTCAGGCCAAGAGACTCGGTTTCTCTGATCGTCAGCTCGCCAAGTTCTGGAGCTCCAACGAGATCGCCGTGCGGTCTCTGAGACAGGAGGCCAGCATCATGCCGTTTGTCAAGCAAATCGATACCGTTGCTGCTGAGTTCCCTGCTCACACCAACTACCTCTACCTGACCTACAATGCGACCGAGAGTGATGTGTCCTTTGATGACCACGGCATCATGGTCTTGGGATCTGGTGTCTACCGCATTGGCTCTTCCGTCGAGTTCGATTGGTGCTCTGTTCGCGCTATTCGCACCCTGCGCCAGGATGGCTTCAAGACTATTATGGTCAACTACAACCCGGAGACTGTCAGTACCGACTACGACGAGGCCGACAAGCTCTACTTCGAGAACATCAGCTTGGAGTCCATCCTTGATATCTACCAGCTGGAAGGCGCTGGTGGTGTCCTCGGTGCTATGGGTGGACAGACCCCCAACAACATTGCTCTGCCGCTCCACCGCGCTGGCATCAAAATTCTTGGTACCTCTCCTGAGATGATTGATAACGCCGAGAACCGCTACAAGTTCTCTCGTATGCTGGACACCATTGGTGTTGATCAGCCCACCTGGAAGGAGTTGACCAGCTTCGACGAGGCCAAGAAGTTCTGCAACGCCGTCTCCTACCCCGTGTTGGTGCGACCTTCTTACGTCCTCTCGGGTGCTGCGATGAACACTGTCTACTCCGAGCAGGATCTCGAGAACTACTTGGCCCAGGCTGCTGAGGTTTCCCGCGAGCACCCTGTCGTTATTACCAAGTACATTGAGAACGCCAAGGAAATCGAGATGGATGCTGTTGCCAAGGACGGTGTTGTCATTGGCCACTTCATCTCTGAGCACGTCGAGAATGCCGGTGTTCACTCTGGTGACGCCACTCTCATCCTGCCCCCTCAGGACTTGGAGCCCGAGACCATTGCCAGAATCGAGGAGGCAACTCGCAAGATTGGTGCTGCTCTGAACGTCACTGGCCCTTTCAACATTCAGTTCATCGCCAAGGACAACGACATCAAGGTCATCGAGTGCAACGTTCGTGCTTCTCGATCGTTCCCCTTCGTTTCCAAGGTCATGGGTGTCGACATGATTGAGATGGCCACCAAGGCCATCACTGGCAAGCCATTCGAGGCCTACCCTGCTACCGATATCGCCCCCAACTGCGTCGGTGTCAAGGTTCCCCAGTTCAGTTTCTCCCGTCTTTCCGGCGCAGACCCCGTCTTGGGTGTCGAGATGGCTTCCACCGgtgaagttgcttgcttcgGTGTCGACAAGTACGAAGCCTACCTCAAGGCTTTGATGTCCACCGGATTCAAGATCCCCAAGGCCAACATCCTTCTGTCCATCGGTTCCTACAAGGACAAAAAGGAGATGCTGCCCGCCATCGACAAGCTTGCCCGCCTCGGCTACAAGCTGTTCGCTACCGCCGGTACTGCCGACTTCCTCCAGGAGCACAACATTCCCGTTCAGTACCTGGAAGTCCTTGCCAACGAGCAGGAGGACCAGCGTTCCGAGTTCTCCCTTACGCAGCACTTGGCCAAGAATATGATTGATCTCTACATCAACTTGCCTTCCAACAACAAGTACCGCCGTCCCGCCAACTACATGAGTAAGGGTTACCAGACCAGACGTATGGCCGTCGACTACCAGGTTCCTCTGGTCACCAACGTCAAGAACGCCAAGATTCTCGTTGAGGCCATTGCCCGCCACTTCGGACTCGAGGTCGGCAGCCGCGACTTCCAGACCAGCCACCGCACCATCTCTCTGCCTGGCTTGATCAACGTCGCTGCCTTTGTACCTGGTATTGCTACTGCCGGAAGCAAGGATCTCAAGGCTGTTACCAAGGCCTCGCTCTCCGCCGGTTTCAGCATGGTCCGCATCATGCCTGTCGGCGTCGATGGCTCAATCACCGATGCTGTCAGCCTGAAGGTCGCCCAGCAGAGCAGCAAGCAGGGTGGATTCTGCGACTTCAACTTCTCCGTCACTGCCACCTCTGACAACTCTGACCGTATCAGCCACGTCACCGGTGAGGTCGGATCTCTCTTCATCCCCTTCAACCACCTGTCTGGAAACATCAGCAAGGTCGCTGCCGTGACTGCCCACTTTGACAAGTGGCCTGCGCACAAGCCCATTGTCACTGATGCCAAGCTCACCGACCTGGCTTCCATCCTGCTCCTGGCCAGCCTGCACAACCGGAGAATTCACGTCACCTCGGTCTCCACCAAGGACGATATCAAGCTCATTGCCCTTAGCAAGGCCAAGGGCTTGAAGGTCACCTGCGACGTGTCCATCTTCTCCCTGTACCTCTCGCAGGATGACTTCCCCGACTGTGCTCTGCTCCCCACCAAGGCCGACCAGAACGCTCTCTGGGCTCACCTAAGCACCATCGACGTCTTCTCCATTGGCAGCTTGCCTTACCAGCTTGCCAGCTCTCTGGGCAAGACCGCCGATCCTTCCGTTGGCATCGCCGACGCTCTGCCCCTGCTCCTCACTTCCGTTACTGAGGGCAAGCTGACCGTCGACGACATCAAGGCTCGTCTCTACGACAACCCCAAGGAGATCTTTGAGCTCCATGAACAGGTTGGAACCAGCGTCGAGGTTGAGATTGACCGTCCCTACGCTGTCCACAACACCAACGGCTGGTCTCCCTTCGCTGGCCGCACCATGCGCGGTTCGGTCCAGCGTGTGACCTTCCAGGACCAGACCGTCTGCCTGGATGGCGAGCTGCTGGCTCTGCCTGCTCTTGGCAAGGACATGTCCACTCACGGTGCTCTGCCCATGTCCCCTGCGATCAAGCCTCAGCTGCAGTCTTTGACCAACCCTGACAGCCCTCGTGACCGTCGCCCGTCGCTGTTCAACACCTCCAGGCCCACCAAGCTTCGTCCCACCGACGGCTACCTGCCCAACAAGAGCAACAGCGGCTTCGAGGACCTCGGTCTTCCCGCCCCTCTCCACCCCGCCGTTGGCTCCAAGCTTCAGGACCTCCTGTCGCAGCCCTCGTCGTGGAAGAGCCACAGCTGCCTGTCTGTCAGCCAGTACACCCGTGCTGACCTTCACCACCTCTTCACTGTGGCTCAGCAGATGCGCCTGGGCGTCCAGCGCGAGGGTGTCTTGAACGTTCTGCGGGGCCGGGTCCTGTGCACCTTGTTCTACGAGCCTTCGACCCGCACTTCTGCCTCCTTCGATGCCGCGATGCAGAGACTTGGCGGCCGCACCGTCGCCATTGCCACCTCTCAATCCTCGGTGCAGAAGGGCGAGTCTCTCCAGGACACTCTGCGCACCCTCGGTTGCTACGGTGACGCCGTTGTGCTCCGCCACCCTGACGAGCATAGCGTGGAGATTGCTAAGAGATACTCTCCCGTTCCCGTCATCAACGGAGGCAACGGCAGCAAGGAGCACCCTACTCAGGCCTTCCTTGATCTCTTCACCATTCGTGAGGAGCTCGGTACCGTCCAGGGTCTCACCATCACCTTCGTTGGTGACCTGCTCTACGGCCGCCCTGTCCACTCCCTGATCTACCTTCTCCGCGACTACGGTGTCCAGGTTCAGCTTGTCTCTCCCAAGGGACTTGCCCTGCCTACCGACGTGCGCAACTTCTTGGTCGAGTCTGGCCAGCTCCTTTGCGAGTCTGAGGAGCTTACTCCAGAGATCCTGGCCAAGAGCGACGTGCTCTACTGCACTCGCGTTCAGAAGGAGAGATTCCCGACGGTGGAGGACTACGAGAAGGTCAAGAACTCGTACCGCATTGACAACCGCACCCTCAAGTCGGCCAAGAGAGACATGTGCATCCTGCACCCTCTCCCGAGAAACGAGGAGATTGCGCCCGAGGTTGACACTGACCAGCGTGCGGCTTACTTCAGACAG ATGAGATATGGTCTGTACTGCCGCATGGCTTTGCTTGCGTTGGTTATGGCACCATAG